The following proteins are co-located in the uncultured Tolumonas sp. genome:
- the tsaA gene encoding tRNA (N6-threonylcarbamoyladenosine(37)-N6)-methyltransferase TrmO, protein MSENPANTPFSLSTIGVIRSPYQEKFAVPRQPGLVTAMNAQLELLPPYNDPHCVRGLEEFSHLWLMFLFHQNGTDEWHPTVRPPRLGGNQRVGVFASRSPFRPNPVGLSVVELKAIKQQGNRVWLELGGVDLVNGTPIVDIKPYLPFVDNIPDARGGFAPDAPVTMPVSFTPDIEIRCQKIARTYPGFREFLQQVIGQDPRPAYRKQNNDDKIYGVRLLTFNINWQVQQGVAVICAITDIE, encoded by the coding sequence ATGTCTGAGAACCCTGCCAATACACCATTCAGCCTGTCAACTATTGGCGTGATCCGTTCCCCTTATCAGGAAAAGTTTGCCGTCCCTCGGCAACCGGGGCTGGTCACCGCCATGAATGCGCAGTTGGAATTATTACCACCATATAATGATCCGCATTGTGTGCGAGGGCTCGAAGAGTTCAGTCATTTGTGGCTGATGTTCCTGTTTCATCAAAATGGTACTGATGAATGGCACCCAACTGTGCGCCCTCCCCGCTTAGGCGGTAATCAGCGCGTTGGTGTTTTCGCGTCACGCAGCCCTTTTCGCCCTAATCCGGTAGGATTATCGGTGGTGGAACTGAAAGCGATCAAACAACAGGGAAATCGGGTATGGCTGGAATTAGGCGGGGTCGATTTAGTCAATGGCACGCCGATCGTGGACATCAAACCCTATTTGCCATTTGTTGATAATATTCCTGACGCACGTGGTGGCTTTGCACCCGATGCTCCCGTCACCATGCCGGTAAGTTTTACGCCTGACATTGAAATTCGTTGTCAGAAAATTGCACGTACTTACCCCGGATTTCGTGAATTTTTACAACAAGTGATTGGGCAAGACCCACGCCCAGCCTACCGTAAGCAAAATAATGACGATAAAATATACGGCGTCCGATTGCTGACATTTAATATCAACTGGCAGGTTCAACAGGGTGTCGCCGTTATCTGCGCCATCACCGATATCGAATAA
- the rcsF gene encoding Rcs stress response system protein RcsF, translating into MKSLPFVALLMTMLSGCSLFQVHTNLDKENFTEYFKPGSVNVLDKAQILDADATSIGTVEGESCQSKSTQAPPNMIDAQTDARRKVADKGGNAVVFAKCISMPATTECVSSMVCYGQAYKVKDSK; encoded by the coding sequence ATGAAAAGTCTGCCGTTTGTTGCACTGCTGATGACCATGTTAAGTGGATGTAGTCTGTTTCAGGTACATACCAATCTGGATAAAGAAAACTTCACTGAATACTTCAAACCCGGTTCGGTGAATGTGCTGGATAAAGCGCAGATCCTGGATGCTGATGCAACTTCGATTGGTACAGTGGAAGGTGAATCCTGCCAGAGCAAAAGCACCCAAGCACCGCCTAATATGATTGATGCACAAACAGATGCTCGCCGAAAAGTGGCCGATAAAGGCGGTAATGCCGTGGTGTTTGCCAAATGTATCAGCATGCCAGCCACCACTGAATGCGTATCAAGCATGGTTTGTTATGGCCAAGCCTATAAGGTTAAAGACAGCAAATAA
- the cydC gene encoding cysteine/glutathione ABC transporter ATP-binding protein/permease CydC, which produces MRELRPYLKLFWQHAGMLSLGLLLTLCTLLAGLGLLSLSGWFLTACAVAGLSVAGKDGFNYMTPAGAVRFFSIIRTASRWGDRVVSHDATFRVLTSLRIQFWKKIAPLSLHQLRTWRQGELLNRLVADIDALDNLYLRLVTPVLAAILIIGCLVGVILLFDPHLALLLGTALLFIALFIPFLFYRLGKQPGQALIVSQSHLREACTTYLANQADLLLFAADEHYRQAIEREEQSLLYAQRRMTSINGFASALMMGLLSVVLCTMLWFSAAGVGNQTQADPLTALMAFFALASFEALQPLAGAFQYLSSTFTAARRLNQIMASTPATQFGLDETPARSGTLTIQGLAFTYPDQPTSVLNELSLQLNAGEKVAILGPTGCGKSTLLGLLTREWQATQGNILLDNRAIAEFTDEALRASMSVVSQRVHIFSATLADNLRLAKPSATDAELLAVLTKVELDGLLDAANLKESLRQWLGEGGRALSGGEQRRLSLARALLHDAPLLLLDEVTEGLDPATEQRIMQLVIQHSIGKSVLMITHRLTGLEQMDRIALLENGRFRITATHDELLRQDRYYQQLFHHLNDE; this is translated from the coding sequence ATGCGTGAGTTACGTCCTTATCTGAAATTATTTTGGCAACACGCAGGCATGTTGTCGTTAGGATTACTGCTTACGCTTTGCACTTTGTTGGCTGGGTTAGGTTTATTGTCTCTGTCCGGCTGGTTTCTGACGGCTTGTGCAGTGGCTGGCTTAAGTGTCGCGGGAAAAGATGGTTTCAACTACATGACACCAGCTGGCGCAGTCCGTTTTTTCTCTATTATCCGCACCGCCAGCCGGTGGGGGGATCGTGTCGTCAGCCATGATGCAACCTTCCGCGTACTGACCTCGCTGCGGATCCAATTCTGGAAAAAAATTGCGCCGTTATCATTACATCAGTTGCGCACCTGGCGTCAGGGAGAATTACTCAATCGTCTGGTAGCGGATATTGATGCGTTAGATAATTTGTATCTGCGTCTTGTCACGCCGGTATTAGCGGCCATTTTGATCATTGGTTGCCTGGTGGGTGTCATTCTGCTGTTTGATCCACACTTAGCGCTATTACTGGGTACGGCGTTACTGTTTATCGCACTTTTTATACCCTTCTTATTTTATCGTTTAGGAAAACAACCTGGGCAGGCGCTAATTGTCAGCCAAAGTCATTTACGCGAAGCCTGTACCACCTACCTGGCTAATCAGGCCGATTTGTTGCTGTTTGCCGCCGACGAACATTACCGCCAAGCAATCGAACGTGAAGAACAATCGCTACTCTATGCACAACGTCGCATGACCAGTATCAACGGTTTTGCCAGCGCCTTGATGATGGGGTTGCTGAGTGTGGTGTTGTGCACGATGTTGTGGTTCTCTGCCGCCGGTGTGGGTAACCAAACACAAGCCGACCCATTAACTGCTTTGATGGCCTTTTTTGCATTGGCTTCTTTTGAAGCATTACAACCCTTGGCCGGCGCTTTCCAATATTTATCGTCTACGTTTACCGCAGCAAGGCGGCTAAACCAGATCATGGCATCAACACCTGCAACACAGTTTGGTTTAGATGAAACACCAGCCCGTAGCGGAACATTAACTATTCAAGGACTGGCGTTTACCTACCCGGATCAGCCCACCAGTGTATTGAATGAACTTTCATTACAACTGAATGCCGGTGAAAAAGTAGCGATTCTCGGGCCAACAGGCTGTGGAAAATCAACCTTATTAGGTTTATTGACGCGGGAATGGCAAGCGACACAAGGTAACATTTTGCTAGATAACCGTGCGATTGCTGAGTTCACTGATGAAGCATTAAGAGCCTCAATGTCGGTGGTGAGTCAGCGCGTGCATATATTTAGTGCCACACTGGCAGATAATTTACGCTTAGCCAAACCCTCAGCCACTGATGCCGAACTGCTGGCCGTATTAACCAAGGTAGAACTGGATGGTTTATTAGATGCTGCTAATCTGAAAGAAAGTTTACGTCAATGGCTGGGCGAAGGCGGACGTGCGTTATCGGGTGGAGAGCAACGTCGGTTGTCATTAGCGCGGGCATTGTTACACGATGCGCCGTTGTTATTGCTCGATGAAGTGACTGAAGGGTTAGATCCGGCAACAGAACAACGTATTATGCAACTCGTCATACAACACAGTATCGGTAAATCTGTGCTGATGATTACCCACCGACTGACCGGTCTGGAACAAATGGACCGGATTGCGTTGTTGGAAAATGGCCGCTTCCGAATTACGGCTACCCACGATGAGTTGTTGCGTCAGGATCGTTATTATCAGCAATTATTTCATCATCTGAACGATGAATAA